A DNA window from Vigna unguiculata cultivar IT97K-499-35 chromosome 10, ASM411807v1, whole genome shotgun sequence contains the following coding sequences:
- the LOC114166588 gene encoding pentatricopeptide repeat-containing protein At5g08510 — MRQVKQIHGYTLRNGIDQTKILIEKLLEIPNLHYAHMVLHHSPKPTLFLYNKLIQAFSSHPQHQHQCFSLYYQMRLHGFAPNQHTFNFLFSACTSLPSHSLGQMLHTHFIKSGFEPDLFAATSLLDVYSKMGMLGLARQLFDEMPVRGVPTWNAMMYGYAKFGDMEGALELFGLMPIRNLVSWTTMISGYSRNKRFGEALGMFLKMEKEKGIVPNEVTLASILPACSNLGALEIGQRVEAYARKNGFFKNLYVSNAVLEMYAKCGKIDVAWRVFNEIGRFRNLCSWNSMIMGLAVHGQCCKAFELYDQMLGEGTSPDDVTFVGLLLACTHGGMVEKGRHIFKSMTTAFHIIPKLEHYGCMVDLLGRAGQLREAYEVIQSMPMKPDSVIWGALLGACSFHGNVELAEVAAESLFVLEPWNPGNYVILSNIYASTGQWDGVAKLRKVMKGSQITKSAGHSFIEEGGQLHKFIVEDRSHPKSNEILALLDGVYEMIKLNRSAFEYHLDLDLSN, encoded by the exons ATGAGGCAAGTGAAGCAAATCCATGGTTACACTCTAAGAAATGGCATTGACCAAACCAAAATCCTCattgagaagttacttgaaattcCAAACCTTCACTATGCACACATGGTGTTGCATCATTCCCCAAAGCCAACCCTTTTTCTCTACAATAAGCTCATTCAAGCCTTCTCCTCCCATCCCCAACACCAGCACCAATGCTTCTCCCTTTACTACCAAATGCGCCTTCATGGCTTCGCACCAAACCAACACACTTTCAACTTCCTCTTCTCTGCATGCACTTCCCTCCCTTCCCATTCCCTTGGCCAAATGCTCCATACCCATTTCATCAAATCAGGCTTTGAACCTGATCTCTTTGCAGCCACTTCTTTGCTTGATGTGTATTCCAAAATGGGCATGCTGGGACTGGCCCGCCaattgtttgatgaaatgcctGTGAGAGGGGTGCCCACATGGAATGCTATGATGTATGGGTATGCCAAATTTGGTGATATGGAGGGAGCATTGGAGTTGTTTGGATTGATGCCTATAAGGAATTTGGTGTCATGGACCACCATGATATCTGGTTACTCGCGAAACAAACGGTTTGGTGAGGCTTTGGGGATGTTCCTGAAGATGGAGAAGGAGAAAGGCATAGTGCCCAATGAAGTAACCTTGGCAAGCATTTTGCCAGCTTGTTCAAATCTTGGAGCATTGGAGATTGGACAGAGGGTTGAAGCATACGCAAGGAAGAATGGGTTCTTTAAGAATTTATATGTGAGCAATGCTGTATTGGAGATGTATGCAAAATGTGGTAAGATTGATGTTGCTTGGCGGGTGTTCAATGAGATTGGCAGGTTCAGAAACTTGTGCTCTTGGAATTCAATGATCATGGGTTTGGCTGTCCATGGACAATGTTGCAAGGCCTTTGAGCTTTATGATCAAATGCTG GGGGAAGGAACTTCACCTGATGATGTGACATTTGTGGGGCTCCTCTTGGCATGCACTCATGGAGGCATGGTTGAAAAAGGCAGACATATCTTCAAGTCAATGACCACAGCCTTCCACATTATTCCCAAACTAGAGCACTATGGATGCATGGTTGATCTCCTAGGCCGTGCCGGGCAATTGAGAGAAGCCTATGAGGTAATACAAAGCATGCCCATGAAACCAGACTCAGTGATATGGGGGGCTTTGTTGGGAGCTTGTAGCTTCCATGGTAATGTTGAACTGGCTGAGGTTGCAGCTGAGTCTCTATTTGTACTTGAGCCTTGGAATCCTGGGAACTATGTTATTCTTTCCAACATATATGCATCAACTGGCCAATGGGATGGAGTTGCAAAACTCAGGAAAGTGATGAAGGGAAGCCAAATTACAAAGTCAGCAGGACATAGTTTCATTGAAGAGGGAGGTCAACTGCATAAGTTCATTGTGGAAGATAGATCACATCCTAAAAGCAACGAAATTCTTGCCTTGCTTGATGGAGTTTATGAAATGATAAAGCTTAATAGAAGTGCATTTGAATATCATTTGGATCTTGATTTGAGCAACTAA
- the LOC114166715 gene encoding U-box domain-containing protein 44-like: protein MMVVDFLSSGSTGTAISQTVETIAEFIVTAKDVLVKKDSFNELGAYMERIKPILEELKKGKVSDSESFNKAIETMNKEIKDAKLLALECSKKSKVYLLMNCRSIAKKIEDHTKQLSWALSLLPLATTGLSSGIVEDIEKLCDSMQKSGFKAALDEEAILEKIDSGIRENNVDRSHANKMLLLIAEAVGIRNERSTIKLELEEFKSEIEKARDRKELAEAMQMDQIIALLERADAASSPREKELRYFAKRQSLGSQILEPLQSFYCPITQDVMVDPVEISSGQTFERSAIEKWFAEGNKLCPLTLIPLDTSVLRPNKMLKKSIQEWKDRNTMITIATLKEKILSGNDEEVLHDLQIVQNLCEEKEQHREWVILEGYILTLIQSLSRNRDIRRHSLSILGMLAKDSEEAKVKISTADGAIESIVRSLGRNTVERKLAVALLFELSKYDLALEHIGKVQGCILLLVTMSSGDDNQAARDATELLENLSYSDQNVIQMAKVNYFKHLLQRLSTGPEDVKMIMAKHLAEMDLTEHNREALFDGGVLAPLLLMFSHNDLQVKTVAIKALKNLSNSKKNGQEMIRQGAARPLLNLLFNQSIYTASLWEDLATIIVQLAASTISQDSQTPVLLLDSDDDVFNLFNLVNVSEPVVQQNIIQTFYALCQTPSASCIRTKLKELPAVPKLVELCENENQNLRASAVKLFSCLVENCDEAIIQESVNQRCINTLLRIIKSSSDDEEILSAMGIICYLPETDLITQWLLDAGALEIIKSSVQVGKDRDHQRRTLVENAIGALCRFTVPTNLEWQKSAAETGIITVLVQLLENETTLTKQRVAQCLAQFSRSSFVLSRPIPKRKGLWCFSARADIGCMVHGGICSVKSSFCLLEANAVGPLTRTLEESDPGVCEASLDALLTLIEGERLQHGSKVLADANAIPLIIKYLGSHSPGLLEKSLNALERIFRLVEFKQKYGASAQMPLVDLTQRGNGSVRSMSAKILAQLNVLHDQSSYF, encoded by the exons ATGATGGTTGTAGATTTTCTATCTTCTGGTTCTACTGGAACTGCCATTTCTCAAACTGTAGAGACCATTGCTGAGTTCATAGTTACTGCTAAAGATGTTCTTGTGAAAAAGGATAGTTTTAATGAACTTGGTGCTTACATGGAAAGAATTAAGCCTATCTTGGAAGAGTTGAAGAAAGGAAAAGTCAGTGATTCTGAGTCATTCAACAAGGCCATTGAGACCATGAACAAAGAAATCAAAGATGCAAAGCTACTAGCTCTAGAGTGCAGCAAGAAGAGCAAGGTTTATCTACTAATGAACTGCAGGTCCATTGCTAAGAAGATAGAGGATCACACAAAACAGCTGAGTTGGGCACTTAGTCTTCTTCCTTTAGCCACAACAGGTCTTTCTTCAGGAATAGTTGAAGATATTGAAAAGCTATGTGACAGCATGCAGAAATCTGGATTTAAAGCAGCTCTAGATGAAGAAGCGATTTTAGAGAAAATTGACTCAGGGATTAGGGAAAACAATGTTGATCGTTCCCATGCAAACAAAATGCTACTTCTCATAGCTGAAGCTGTTGGGATTAGGAATGAGAGGTCAACAATAAAGTTGGAACTTGAAGAGTTTAAGAGTGAAATTGAAAAGGCCAGGGATAGGAAGGAGTTAGCTGAAGCTATGCAAATGGATCAAATCATTGCTTTGTTGGAAAGGGCTGATGCAGCTTCATCACCTAGGGAAAAGGAACTCAGATACTTTGCAAAACGCCAATCTTTGGGTAGTCAAATATTGGAGCCTTTGCAGTCATTTTATTGCCCCATCACCCAAGATGTTATGGTGGATCCTGTTGAAATTTCATCTGGGCAGACATTTGAGAGAAGTGCCATAGAAAAGTGGTTTGCAGAAGGAAATAAATTGTGCCCTTTGACCTTGATTCCCCTGGACACATCAGTTTTGAGACCTAACAAAATGTTGAAAAAATCCATACAAGAGTGGAAGGACAGAAATACAATGATTACAATTGCtacattgaaagaaaaaattctgTCTGGAAATGATGAGGAAGTGCTGCATGATCTGCAAATTGTTCAGAATTTGTGTGAAGAAAAAGAACAACACAGGGAATGGGTTATTCTGGAGGGTTACATCCTAACTCTCATTCAATCTCTATCAAGAAACCGTGATATAAGAAGACATTCTCTTTCCATTCTTGGCATGCTGGCAAAGGATAGTGAAGAAGCTAAG GTAAAAATTTCAACCGCAGATGGTGCAATTGAATCAATTGTTCGGTCTCTTGGACGTAATACAGTGGAAAGGAAGTTAGCAGTAGCGTTGCTGTTTGAATTGTCCAAATATGATTTGGCACTAGAACACATTGGAAAAGTTCAAGGTTGCATACTACTATTGGTGACTATGTCTAGTGGAGATGACAATCAAGCTGCTAGAGATGCGACGGAGCTATTGGAGAATCTGTCATACTCTGATCAGAATGTTATTCAGATGgcaaaagtaaattatttcaAGCATTTATTGCAGCGTCTCTCCACAG GACCAGAAGATGTTAAGATGATTATGGCCAAACATTTAGCAGAAATGGACTTAACTGAACATAACAGAGAGGCCTTGTTTGATGGTGGTGTACTGGCTCCTCTTCTTCTCATGTTCTCACACAATGATCTTCAGGTGAAAACAGTTGCTATCAAAGCTCTTAAGAATTTATccaattcaaagaaaaatggaCAGGAAATGATAAGACAGGGAGCAGCACGGCCACTACTTAACCTTCTTTTCAACCAAAGCATATACACTGCAAGTTTGTGGGAAGATCTAGCAACCATAATCGTGCAACTTGCTGCATCAACTATCTCTCAGGACTCTCAAACACCTGTTTTATTACTAGATTCTGATGATGATGTTTTCAATCTCTTCAATTTAGTTAATGTCTCAGAGCCTGTTGTGCAACAGAACATTATCCAAACCTTTTATGCCTTGTGTCAAACGCCCTCGGCTTCGTGTATCAGAACCAAACTGAAAGAG TTACCAGCTGTTCCAAAATTGGTTGAACTGTGCGAGAATGAAAACCAAAACCTACGAGCAAGTGCTGTAAAGTTGTTTTCTTGCTTGGTGGAGAATTGTGATGAAGCCATCATACAGGAGAGCGTGAACCAGAGATGCATCAATACACTACTCCGGATCATAAAATCTTCATCTGATGATGAGGAAATACTTTCTGCCATGGGAATTATATGCTATCTTCCAGAAACTGACCTGATAACTCAATGGCTTCTGGATGCTGGAGCACTGGAAATCATTAAAAGTAGTGTCCAAGTTGGGAAAGACAGGGATCATCAGAGGAGAACTTTAGTTGAGAACGCCATTGGTGCCCTTTGTCGTTTTACTGTTCCAACAAACTTGGAATGGCAAAAAAGTGCAGCTGAAACAGGAATCATAACTGTTTTGGTGCAACTGCTTGAAAATGAAACCACATTAACAAAACAACGTGTGGCACAGTGTCTTGCTCAATTTTCTAGAAGCTCATTTGTGCTAAGCAGGCCAATACCAAAGCGCAAAGGACTATGGTGCTTCTCAGCTCGTGCTGATATTGGCTGCATGGTTCATGGTGGAATATGCTCAGTCAAATCATCATTTTGTCTCTTGGAGGCCAATGCAGTGGGACCACTCACAAGAACTCTTGAAGAATCTGATCCTGGAGTTTGTGAGGCTTCTTTGGATGCTCTTTTAACATTGATAGAAGGTGAAAGACTGCAACATGGTAGTAAAGTGCTTGCAGATGCAAATGCCATACCATTGATAATCAAATATCTTGGTTCACACTCCCCTGGCTTGCTAGAGAAATCTCTCAATGCTTTGGAAAGGATTTTTCGGCTGGTCGAATTCAAACAGAAGTATGGAGCCTCAGCTCAAATGCCTCTGGTTGATTTGACTCAGAGGGGTAATGGTAGTGTTAGATCCATGTCAGCTAAAATATTGGCACAGTTGAACGTACTTCATGATCAATCTTCATACTTCTAA